Sequence from the Curtobacterium sp. MCLR17_007 genome:
CTCGGGTTCGGCACCTGGCAGATCGACGACGCCGACGCTCCCGCGGCCGTGAGCGCCGCCCTCGAGGCGGGCTACCGCCACATCGACACCGCGACCGGCTACAGCAACCAGCGCGGCGTGGGGAAGGCGATCGCCGACTCCGGGCTCGCGCGCGACGACGTCTTCGTCACGACGAAGCTCCCGCCGGACAACGCCGACCGGGTGCGCGAGACGATCGAGGAGAGCCTCGAGCAGCTCGGGCTCGACCACCTCGACCTGTGGCTCGTGCACTGGCCCCCGAACGGCGAGGCGCGCCCCGACGTGTGGGAGCAGGTCGTGCAGGCGCGGACGGACGGACTCACGAGGGCCGTCGGCGTCAGCAACTACTCGCTCGCGCAGATCGACGAGCTGATCCAGGCGACCGGAGTGACCCCGGCCGTGAACCAGATCAAGTGGAGCCCGGCCGAGTTCGACCGTGCCGTCGCCGACGGTCTGCGTGAGCGTGGCGTGGTGCTCGAGGGCTACAGCCCGTTCAAGGCGAGCAACCTCGAGGACCCGACCCTGGTGTCCATCGCCCAGGCGCACGAGGTCGACACCGCCCAGGTCATCGTCGCGTGGCACGTCGCGCACGAGTTCGTCGTCATCCCGAAGTCGTCGAACCCCGACCGCATCCGGTCGAACGCCGCCGGCGCCACGGTGACCCTGTCCGACGACGAGGTCACGCAGATCGACGCGCTCGGCCACTGAGGCCAACCGAACAACCGAACAACTGGCCAGCTGACCGGCCGGCCGCGTGCAGCGACCGGCCGGTAGCGTCAGTGGGGTGAGCAGCGCCCTCCTCGTCATGGACTACCAGAACAGCATCGTCGAGCGCCTCGGCACCGACGACGGGCTCGCAGCGGCGGTCTCGGCGGTCGACGCAGCGCGTGAGCGGCACATCCCCGTGGTCTTCGTCCGTGTGGCGTTCCGCCCCGGTGCGCCGGAGGTCGCCGCCGCCAACAAGATGTTCGGCGGCATGCGCGACCGCATGGGTGCGCAGGCACCGGACGCGACGGAGGTCCACCCCGCGTTCGACGTGAGCGACCAGGACATCGTCGTCGTGAAGAAGCGGGTCAGTGCGTTCGCCGGGTCCGACCTCGAGGTGCTGCTGCGCGGACTCGACGTGCGCGAACTGGTGCTGGCCGGCATCGCGACGAGCGGCGTGGTGCTGTCGACCCTGCGGCAGGCGGCGGACCTGGACTTCGGCCTGACGGTGCTGTCCGACGCATGCTCCGACGGGGACCCCGAAGTGCACCGGGTGCTGCTCGGGAAGGTGTTCCCGCGGCAGGCCGAGGTCATGACGGCAGCCGACTGGATCGCGTCCCTCACCTGACCCATCAAGCGGCCCCCGGGAATTCCCACTCCAGATCCGCTGGAGCCCGATCGATGACCGGGAACCCGACGGCACGCGCGACGCGGGCGAGCTTGGTGTCGAACGTCACCAGGGCGTCGCTCGTCATGATCGCGGTGTGCAGCGCGACGGCGTCCGGGATGCTGAGCCGGTGATGCGCGCACAGCGAAGCAACGCCCGCTGCGTCGTCGTCCTCGACCGGGACGACGAGCACGCCGAGGGCATCGATGCGGCGCAGGTACTGGTCAGCCCAGGAACGACGCGTCGGTCGGACGAGCACTTCTGCGAGCGTCACCGCGGAGGTGATGAACTCGTCCCACTCGTGATGATCGAGCACCTCGACCGCGCGTTCGTGCGTGGCGTCGAACTGGTCCCAGCGCGCGATGAGCACGTTCGCGTCGAGGGTGATCACAGGCGCCCTGCCCGGAGGTCTCGGAGGTAGTTCGGTGGATAGGTCATGCCGGGGGCGAAGCCGAAGAGGTCGACCGTCTGCCCGTTGCGCAGCGTGATGGACGAGGACATCCCGTTGTCTGCGCGACGGAGATGTGGGGGCCGCGGTGGGTCGTCGTCAGGGAGGTCGGGCGGGTCGGTGGTCTGGGCGTCATCGAGCAAGGTCATGCACCGACGCTACGAGCGCTCGATCTCGAACGCCAAGCTCTCCAGATGTCGTATGTCGCGCCGGCGCTCAGTCGAGCAGCGACCGGATGTCGTCCGCCGACAGGTCGTCCGCGAACAGCGCGTCGTCGTCGATCATCGTGGCGAACAGCTGTGCCTTGCGGGCCGCGAGTGCGAGCACCTTCTCTTCGATGGTGTCCTCGGCGATGAGCCGGTTGACGTTGACCGAGCGGGTCTGTCCGATGCGGTGTGTGCGGTCCACGGCCTGGGACTCGGCAGCGGGGTTCCACCACGGATCGAGGACGAACACCGTGTCCGCCTCGGTCAGGGTCAGTCCGAAGCCGCCGGCCTTGAGCGAGATGAGGAACGCCGGCGCGGTGCCGTTCCGGAAGCGGTCGATGACCTTGGTGCGGCCCCGCGTCGACCCGTCGAGGTAGTCGTACCCGATGCCCCGTTCGTCGAGTGCCGCGGCCACCATGCGCAGGAAGGACGTGAACTGGCTGAACACCAGCGCCCGACGCCCTTCGGCGGCGAGCTGTTCGAGTTCGTCGAGCAGCAGGTCGAGCTTGGCGGACGGGATGTCGTGGTCGTCCGGTGACGCCGCTGAAACCAGCGCGGGGGAGAGCGCGAGCATGCGCAGCAGCGTGAGGGACCGGAAGACGATCATCCGGTTGTGGTCGAGGTCGTCGATCAGGTCGAGGACCTTCAGGCGCTCCCGGTTGAGCGTGCGCTCGTAGACCTGGCGGTGCGCGGGGTCGAGCGTGACGCGGACGACCTGTTCCTGCTTGGGTGGCAGGTCCGACGCGACGCTCTCCTTCGTCCGCCGCAGCATGAGCGGTCGGATGCGCCGCCGTAGTCGTGCGGTCAGCTCGGAGCGGGCCTCGCCGCGGAGGTCCGGCGAGGCGAGCGGCTTGACGTAGTCGTCGCCGAAGCGCGTCCACGACGACAGCAACCCGGGCGCGACGATCGAGAACAGCGCCCACAGGTCGGTGAGCCCGTTCTCGAGCGGCGTGCCGGTGATCGCGATCTTGACGGGCGCGCGGAGCTCCGACGCCACGCGGTGGGTCTGCGACTGCGGGTTCTTCACGAACTGCGCCTCGTCGAGCAGCAGCGCCGACCAGGGCAGGTCGGTGTAGGCGGTGGCATCGAGGCGGAGCAGCGCGTACGAGGTCACGACCACGTCCGCCCCCGCCGCGACCCGGGCGACGAGGGACGGGTCCTTCAACGAGGTGGTCTCGATCGTCGCGACGCGCAGGGACGGGACGAAGCGCGCGGCCTCGGCGGCCCAGTTGCCGACGACCGAGGTGGGCGCGACGACCAGGAACGGCGGTTCGTCGGGTGCGGCACCGCGTCGGGCGGCGATCATCGCGAGCGCCTGCAGGGTCTTGCCGAGCCCCATGTCGTCGGCCAGGACCCCGCCCACCCCGTGCTCGACCAGGAACGACAGCCACGCGTACCCGGACAGCTGGTACGGCCGCAGGTCCGCGTGCACGGTGTCCGGCACGACGACGTCGGTGGGCGGCGCGGCGTCGAGCAGCCGAGCGGCCATCGAGCGCCACCGCTCGTCGTGGTCGGTCTCGTCGGCGAGCTGGTCGAACTCGGACCACAGCCCGGCCTGCAGCGGGGTGACGGCCATCGACTGCGACGGCTCCCACTCGTTCTGCTCGCGGGCTTCCTCGATCAGTTCCTTGAGCCGGTCGAACGCCGGGTCGCCCAACGACAGGTACGAGTTGTCGACGAGCTTCATCCGGCGCTGCCGACTGGCGAGCGCGGTCAGCAGCGGCGTGAAGGGGATCTCCTTGCCGTTCACGCTCACGAAGATGCCGAGGTCGAACCAGTCGTGCTTGTCGGACGGCATGGTCGTGACCCGGATGTGCGGGCGTCCGGTCAGCCGTTCGTAGTCGAGCCGTTCGCCCTGCACGACGACCCGCACGCCGCGTTCGGCCAGCGCCGGCAGCAGCTCGTTCGCCAACACGGCGACGTCGGCCCCCTCGACGGTGCCGTCGGCGAACCAGTCGAGGCCGCCGCCGGGTCCGGCCGTGTGTCCGACGGGAGGCCCGGAACGGTCTGCGTCGTCGGCCGCGGCCGACGACGTGGTCGCGTCGTCGGCCGCGCGCACGCCCGTCAGGTCGGGGAGCGGACCGTGCATCGCCACCGGGTCCTTGCGGCCGTCGACGTGCCAGCGCCACTGTACGTGGGCGACGTCGTCCGTGCGGGGTGCCCGCGCCGGCTCGAACGTGACCGTCAGTACGAGTTCGGGCGGCGTCCGCTCGGGGAGCTCGATCGAGCCGTCGGAGCTGACCAGCCCGAGTGCGCCGCGCAGCCGCGGGGACCAGTCGGCCAGGAACTCGTCGACCTCGGCCGCGGGCACGTGGATGCGTGCGTCCTCGGTCAGCATGCGGCGCTGGTCCTCGGGGACGGGCTCGGGCGTCGGGGCCAGGTCCACACGGAACTCGGGCGACTCGCGGAACACGTACAGCCCGTGGTCGCCGATGAGCCGCGCGGCACCGTGCACCACGGGACGGCCGTCGAACACCGCGCTCGCGCCGATCACGAGCCCGTCGTCGGCACGAGCGACGTCGAGCAGGACCCGGGCGTCGGAGCCGAGTGCCGCTCCGCCCTCGCGTTTGCCGGTGACGAACGCGATGCCGAGTGCCGGGGCCTGTCGCAGCAGCGGCCACAGCAGCGGGCTCGGGAAGTCGTCGAGGTGGATCCAGTCGCTCTCGCCGGGCAGTCCCGCCAGTGCGCCCGCGCGGTGCAGGGCCGCGAGCTGCAGGAACCAGGCGTGCTGTTCGGCGCCGAGGCCGAGCCGGTTCATCGAGTAGGGGAGCGCGCCCCACGTCAGCTGCCCGCGCACCCAGTTGCCCGCGTCGCTGCGGGTCACGGGGCGGACGCCGAGCCGCACGGACCGGGACGCCGTGGGGACCGCCCGACCGGTCGCGCGCGCCCTTGCCGCCATGCGCGCGGGGACCGCGTCGCGGAGCTCGAACTGCAGGCCGAGCGGGGTGGTGCTCGGGACCGGACCGGGTGGCGGGGTGTCGCCGGCGAGGCGGGCGACCTCGTGCCTCCAGTCCGCTGGTGGTGGTGGCGGCGCCGGCGCCTCGGACCGCGGTCCGGCGTGGGCCGCGACGGCTCGCGCGTTGATGGTGAGCAGTGCCGCGGCGACGTGCTTGCACTCGCCGCCGATCGGGCAGGTGCAGCGGGAGCGCACCGGACGGACGAACTCGCCGCGCGCGACCGTGGTGTCGATGTGGACGTCGTACGGGACGTCGGACGATCCGGACACCGTGGCGGTGATGGTGCCGTCGTCGTGGACCGCTGCCTCTTCCACCAACCCCTGGCGGACGATGTCGCGTGCCCGGCCGAAGGTCTGCGGCCCGACGAAGCGGATGACGTCGACGGCGTCGATCATCGGGGCGGCTGGCACACGCCCATCGTGCCAGGCCCCACCGACCCCCGCGGACCGTTCCCACCCGGACAGGGGCTGTCGCCCGCGGCCTGGGTCCGACAGGGTGGGGGGACCATGCTGCAGTCACTGCTCTACATGAGCTCCGCGAAGGAACCGTTCGACGACGACGCGCTCGAGGCCCTGCTCGAGCACGCGCGTTCCCGGAACACCGCAGACGGGTTGACCGGGCTGCTGGTGCACCGCGCCGGACGGTTCATGCAGCTGCTCGAGGGGCCGTACGACGCCGTGATGGCGACCTATGCCCGGATCCTCCAGGACGAGCGGCACGACGACGTCTCGCTGCTGGTCGAGGAGACGCTGCACACGCGGCGCTTCCCGGAGTGGTCGATGGCCTACGACCGATCGGAGCCGCAGGACGTGCCCGAGGGCTTCAGCGACTTCCTCGCCTCGGGGGACAGCAGCGCCGACCGCAGCAAGTCGCGCGAGCTGCTGCGCTGGTTCCGCAACCACCCGCTCGCGGACCCGACGGCTGCGGGCGGCAAGCACCGCCGCTAGCGCTGCTGCTCGACCGCCAGCTTGCTGTGCTTCCGCGAGTAGCCGAAGTACACGCCGAGCCCGATGGCGAACCACACCGCGAAGCGCACCCACGTCTCCCACTGCAGGAACGTGACGAGCCAGAGCGACGCGATCACGCCGACGATCGGCACGATCGGCATGAGGGGGAGCTTGAACTGCCGGGGCAGGTCCGGCTGGGTGTAGCGCAGCACGATGACCGCGGTGCACACGACGACGAACGCCAGCAGGATGCCGATGTTCGTCAGCTCCGCGACCACGCCGATCGGCAACACGCCCGCCAGGACCGCCGACGCGATGCCGAGGATCCAGGTCACCCGGGTCGGCACGTGGCGCTTCGGATCGGTCTTCGCGAACCACTTCGGCATCAGGCCGTCGCGGCTCATCGAGAACCACACCCGCGAGGCGCCCAGCATGAACGTCACGAGCACGGTCACGATGCCGACGATGGCCCCGATCGCGATGACGTTCGCCACCCCGCCGAGCCCGACCGACGCGAACGCCGACGAGAAGCCCGAGGCCGGGTCGATGTCGGTGTACTTCTGCATGCCCGTCAGGACGATGGTCGCCAGGACGTAGAGCACCATCGAGATCGCCAGGGACAGCAGGATCGCCTTCGGCATGTGCTTGCGCGCGTCGACGGACTCCTCGGCCGCGGTCGACATCGCGTCGTAGCCGAACACCGCGAAGAACACCGTCGCCGCACCGGTCATCACGCCGCCGAAGCCGAAGGGGAAGTACGGGTCGTAGTTGGCGCTGTTGATGTGGAACACGCCGAGCACGACGATCAGCACCACGAGGGCGACCTTGATGCCGACGGCGACGAACTCGAACCGGGCAGCGCTCCGGATGCCGCGGGTCAGCACGAACGCGGTGAGCAGGCAGAGCAGGATCGCGAACACGTCGAGCACGTGCCCGTCGCCCGTGCCGGGTGCGCCGAGCATCCAGGCGGGCAGGTCGATGCCGAACTGCCCGACCAGGAACCCGACGTAGCCGGAGATGCCGATCGCGACCACGGCCACGATCGCGGTGTACTCGAGCAGCAGGTCCCAGCCGATGAACCACCCGACGATCTCGCCCAGGACCGCGTAGCCGTACGTGTACGCACTGCCCGCCTTCGGGATCAGTCCGGCGAACTCCGCGTACGACAGCGCGGCGGCGGCGCTCGCGACCCCGGCGACCAGGAACGAGATGAGCACGGCGGGTCCGGCGACGCCGTGGGCGACCGTGCCGGCCAGGGTGAAGATGCCCGCGCCGATGATGCCGCCGATGCCGATCGCGGTGAGCTGCCACAGCCCGAGGTGCCGTTTCAGGCCGCCCTCGCCCCCGGTGTCGTCGTCGATCTCCTCGATCGGCTTGCGGCGGAACAGGGTCGGTCGCGGCGTCGTTGCCATGCGCCCACTCTGCACCCTGTGCGCGCGGTGTGTGCGGCCGTTGCCGCTGCACGGGGCGGACTGGAGGCCCGGTGCCGGGCCGCCACGGGCCTCCCGTCCGTCAGGGGCCACGGGCCTCCGGTCCGTCAGGGGGTCGCGTAGGGCGACCAGAACGGCGGCGGCACGGCGCCCCCGCTCAGCACGTAGACCAGTTGGTACGCCATGGCGACGAACGCGATCCCGATGATGACGATGCCCGCCCAGGCCCACCAGCGGGCCGCGCGGCGACGACCGCCGATCGCGATCGCCCGCCAGCCGCTCAGCAGCCCGACGACACCGAAGAACCCGCCGAGCGCCACGTGCTGGGCGAGCTGCTCCGCCGGGATCACCAGGCCGAGGTACAGCGCGATGCAGCCGAGCACCACCGCGACGGACGCGGGAGCCGCCGGGGGTTCGTGGTCACGGGTCCGTGCGGCCATGCCCCGAACCTACCGACGCGCTGTGATGTCCGGCAGACGCCGGTTCAGGGGGCAACGTGGTCGGGGCCTCGTGCGAGCCGCGCGCTCGCCGGGCATGCTGGGTGCATGCGTTCGTTCGTCCGTGTCCTGCTCGGGCTCGCGCTGGTCTTCGCCGGCACCAGCCACCTCACCTTCGCGCGGAAGGACTTCCAGGCCCAGGTGCCGGAGTTCGTGCCGCTCGACACCGACGCGACCGTGCTGGCGTCCGGGGTCGCCGAGATCGGTCTCGGGTCAGCACTGCTGTTCGCCGGTCGTCGGCGTCGTCGGCTCGTCGGGAACGTCGCGGCCTGGTTCTTCGTCGCCGTGTTCCCGGGCAACCTGTCGCAGTGGGTGAACCGCCGGAGTGCGTTCGGCCTGGACACGGACGCCAAGCGCATCGGTCGTCTGTTCGGACAGCCGCTCCTGATCGCCGCGTCGCTGTGGTCCACGCGCGGCGGGACGCGCCGGCGCTCCTGATGTCCGCGCCGGTGACGCCGTCCGAGCGTCCCGCGACCGACCGCACGGGTCCTGGTCGCCGGGCCCGTCACCCCGTGGTCGGCGGCCGTCGCGTCGCGGACCTGGTCGCCACCATCGTCCTGCTCGCCATCGACGCGGGTGTCGCGCTCGTCGCGGGGTGGGGGATCGTGTTCCTCTCGCTCGGCTTCGGGTCGTGCACCGCGCCGGGCAACCGGTGTGACGAGACCCTCGGAGGAGTCGTCGTGTACGCGGGGCCGGTGCTCGTGGCGCTGGTGCTGGCGCTCACCGTCGTCTTCTCCGTGCTGCGACTGACGCGACGCCGGCTGGCCTGGCCGGTCGCGGTGACCGGGTTGGTGGCCGTGGTGGTGGTGTTCTTCGGTGCCCTGCTGCTGGTGGACAGCGCAGTCACGCACGGGATCTGAGCGGGACCGCGGATCTTCCTCCACAACTAGGCCGTGCGGTCTCGTCGTCCACAGTTGCGGGCTCGTGGGGCCTGTCGGTGGCCGGTCTCGGCGAGCCTGGAGCCATGCCAGACACCGATGTGCTCGACCGACTCGAGCGAACAGCAGTCCGTACCGATGACGACGTCGTGGACCTCGTCGTCGCCCTCCTCGAACGCCCCGTGCGCCGGCAGTGCTGGGTGCTCTTCCTCGCACCCCGCGGCGTGCCCATCCAGCTCGTGGTGCCGATCGCCGACCTGCCGTACCAACCCGACGACCACGTCGACGACTTCGGTGCGCTGGTCGCCGACCTCGTCGAGCAGGTCGACGCCGCCGACGTCGTGCTCGCGTGGGAACGGCCGGGTACACGCGGACTCAGCCCGGTGGACTGGGAGTGGGTGGACGCCATGGCGTGCGTGCTCGACGAGCACCACGTGCGTCTGCGTGGGCAGGTCGTCGTGCACGACGGGGGAGCGTCGATGGTCGAACTCGACGACGACGAGGTGACCGCCGCGGCGGCGTGACGCGTCGACGGCCGTTGTTTCGCGTCGGTGCGGCGTGGGCCGCAGTGACGTGCGCCGGGGTCAGCCCTGTGGGGCGGTGTCCGGCACGTCCTGGCCGGTCAGGCCCTCGACCACGGCCTTCGCCGCTGGCCAGGACTTCGTGTAGTGCTCCGGGTCGGCGTTCACCTGCACGGCGTGCGCCATCTGCGTCGGGGTCATGGTCTTCCACCCGGGGACCTTCACGAGCTTCGCGTAGAACATCGACGCTGCCGTGTACGGGTCCATCCGCTGCTCGTACGTGCCCCACGCCCCGTTGTCCCGCTGCTGGAACAGTCCCCGGCTGTCGGGGCCGACCGCGTCACCGTGGTCCAGGTTCTGCAGCCCGGACTCGCCGATCGCGGTCATCACCCCGACGGCCTGCGTGTGCGGGCCGATGCCGAGGGACTGCGCGGCCTCGATGACGTACGCGGCGTTCACCAGCCGGTCCTGGCAGTAGCCGGCGACCGGCCCCGCGGGGACGACGATCCCGCCGATGGTCTTCGACGCGGCCGCCGGGCACGTGACGGCCTGCGGGGACGACACCGAGCCGGCCACGCCGGACAGTGAGTGGACCGCCATGACGACCAGCACGACCACGCCGATGCCGACGGCCACGATCCCGGCGCCGAACACGGACGCCAGCGTGATGCCGACACGGTGCATGCTCGGGTCCTTCCGTCCGGGTCCGGTGCCGGGGGTGCCGGATGTCGGTCCGGGTCCCGGGGTGCCGGATCTCGGTCCGGGCGCCAGGACGAGGGTACGAGGGCGGCCTGGGAACGGCCGCCCTCGACATGCCCCGCGTTCAGGTGCGCTCTGGTCCGAGTGGGCGCCGGTCAGCTGCGCGGCGGCCGGGGTGTGCCCCGGTCAACTGCGCTGCAGCCGGGGTGTGCCCGCGTCAGCTGCGCTCGGCCGGCTCGTCGTCGCGGTGGACGACCTGCGTCGGTTCGGTCACCAGTCCGGTCGGCGCCTTGTCCGTGTGCTTGCGGCCGTGGGTGAACCAGGTCACGATCCACAGCAGCACGCCCAGCGCCAGCAGGGCACCCGCGATCTGGTACTGCTCGACCGCGCGACCGGACGAGAACGGCAGCACGAGCCACAGGCAGGTGACGACGCCGATCACGGGGATCACGACACCGGCTCGGAAGTGCTTGTGACCGACCTTGTCGCGCCGCAGCACCAACACCGACAGGTTGACGACGGCGAACACGGACAGCAGCAACAGCGACGTGGTCCCGCCGAGCACGACCACGATGGGGGAGTCCGGGCTGAGCGACACCCAGCCGATCAAGGCCAGGGAGATCACCGTGGTGAAGACGATCGCGGTGGACGGGGTGCGGCGGGTCTGCGACACCTTCGACAGGAACCCGGGCAGGACACCCTGCTTGCTCATGCCGTACAGCAGGCGCGACGCCATCATCATGTTGATCAGCGCGGTGTTGGCGACGGCGAACATCGAGATGAAGGGCAGCAGGTTGCCGATCGGGAAGTCCGGCGCGGCGGTCTGCACGACGGTGACCAGCGGCGTCTCGTTGCCCGCGAGCTCACCGATCGGCACGACGGCGACGGCGCAGATGGACACAAGCACGTAGATGACGGCGGTGATGCCGAGGCCCGTGAGCATCACCTTGGGGAAGATCCGCGACGGGTCCTTGGTCTCCTCGGCCATGTTCACCGAGTCCTCGAAGCCGACCATCGCGAAGAACGCCAGCGAGGTCGCCGTCGAGATCGACAGCAGCAGGCTCTTGTCCTCCGGGGTCTCGAACATGACCACGCGCGAGAAGTCCGCGTTGCCGCCCGCGATCGCCCAGAACCCGATGAGGATCACCATCACCAGACCGCTCAGCTCGACGAGGGTCAGGACGACGTTGGTCTTGACGCTCTCGCTGACGCCTCGGAAGTTCACCGCCATCACGGCGAGCATGAACCCCATCGCGATGAGCATCACCACGCCGTTCGGAAGCTCGAGGCCGAAGCCGACCCCGAGGTTCGCCGCGAACGCCCGCGACGCCGTCGACGCCGAGGTGATCCCCGAGCACATCACGATGAACGTGACGATGAAGGTGACGAAGTGGATGCCGAACGCCTTGTGGACGTAGAGCGCGGCACCGGCGGTCTGCGGGTACTTCGTGACGAGCTCCAGGTACGAGAACGCCGTCAACAGCGCGACCGCGAACGCGATGAGGAACGGGAGCCATGCCGCCCCACCGACCTCCGCCGCGACCTGCCCCGTCAGGGCGTAGACACCCGTGCCGAGGATGTCCCCGATGATGAACAACAGCAGGAGCTTGGGTCCGAGGACACGGCGCAGTTCGGGCTGCTCCGTGGTCGGGCGCTCGGTGTTGGTTGTGGCCATGCACCACACTGTTGCGCCTGCACGCTTCCCTGTCCAGTCTCACAGAGTTCTCGCCGATCATCGCAACACGTCCGTGTCCTGCCGGAAACCGGACGCCTCCAGCACGGCGCCGCTAGCATCCGCTGCATGGACGACGAGTCGAACACCACCGAGGAACCGATCGAGTTCGCCGACTTCAACGCGAAGCTGCTCGTGCTCGACGTGCTCTGCTACGACCTCGACGTGCTCGAGCCGTACGACGCGGACAGTGCCGACGAGTCGGACGAGGACATCGACGTCGAGGGGCAGGACGACCGGGCGCGCGAGTACTACGACGACCTCGACCTGCTGCCCTCGCACCTGTCACTGGTGACCGAGCTCACCGTCGACTCCGACCTGCAGGTCCTGCAGGACGTGCACCCCGGCTGGGAGGGCACCGACGACCGCTTCGACCCGCAGAACTGGGACGACGTCCTCGAACTGCCGGCACTGCGGACGGTCTACGTCGCCACACGGCTGCCGGCGCACGTCGCCGAGGCCCTCGCGGCGAAGGGCGTCGACGTCCAGTCCGCCTGACCCCGGCGCCGCCGTGCACTCGCGGCGCCGCCGCGCACTCGAGACGCCGCCCCGGAAGGCGGCGTCTCGCTGGAAGCGCGGCGTCTCGCTGGAAGCGCGGCGTCTCGTCTGACCCGCGGCGCCTCGCCTGACCCCGGCGCGGCGAGGTGGGGCGCCCCCTCAGCCGGACAGCGCGGCCAGCTGCTCCGTGAACTGCTTCGCCCCGCCCTGCGCCGGGTGCCGCACCGCGATCGCGTCGATCCTGGCGAGGGCGAGCGCTCCCTGCGCCTTCCGTCCGACGGCGATCACCCGTGTCGCCCCGAGCGCCTCGAGCAGCGCGAGGGTCACCGGCGCGCCGGACCTGACCTCGGCAGGTCGCGGCGTCCGGTTCGTCAGCCGGTCGGTCCCGACGAACGGGTGGTGCGGGAAGATCGCCCACGCGACGGGGAGCGGACCGCGCCACCCGGCGAGCGCGGCGTGCACGACCCGTGACGATGCTTCCCACGGGGCGGTCGGCTGCGAGGGCGCCAGGAAGTCGGGTCCGAGTTCGCGCATGCTGGTGAACGGGATGCCGGTGTTCGTCATGCCGCGCCAGCCGGGGGCCTCGGCGACCAGCAGCGTGTCTGCGTGCGGGCCGACGACCTCGAGGTACCGCGTCAGGTTCTCGCGCCGCAGCCGGCCCGCGACGGAGCCGTCGTAGAGCGCCTCGGCGTCCGGGTCGACCGGGACCGCGTCGAGCGCCGCCCAGAACGGACCGAGGTCGAGCGTTCCTGCCATCAGTCGTGCCCGAGCACCCGGCGGTACACCTGCTCGAGGCCGGACGCCGACCGCTCCCAGCTCAGGCGCTCCGCGTGTTCGCGACCCGCCGCGGACAGCCCGGCCGCGTACGTCGGTTCGGTGAGGACCCGCTCGATCTCCGCTGCCCAGACCTCGGGCGCACGCGACTCCAGGACGACGCCGGTCTCCCCGTCGAGCACCGCTTCGCGCAGGCCCCCGGCGGCAGCGGCGACGACCGGCACCCCGGACGCCGAGCCCTCGAGCGCGACGAGCCCGTACGTCTCCGAGTGCGACGGGACGAGCACGGCCGACGACCCACGGAACAGCAGGGCCAGGTCGGCGCGTGACTGCGGCCCGATGAACGTCACCCGGTCAGCCACGCCGAGTGACGCAGCGAGCCCACGGAGCTCCGTCAGGTAGTCACCGGCTTCGCTCGAGGAGTCCCCGGCGATCACGAGGGTCGGACGGACCGCCTCGGAGATCCCCGCGATGGCCTTGATCGCCAGGTCGAGGCCCTTGAGCGGCTGGACGCGGGCAGCAGCCACGACGTAGGGCACCTCGGCACGGCGGGCCCCAGCTGCAGCGGGCCGGAACACCGATCCGTCGACCCCCGGCGGGACGATCCACACACGGGCGGGGTCGCCACCGAGCCGGTCGCGCACAGTGTCGGCCTCGGCCTCGCTGACCACC
This genomic interval carries:
- a CDS encoding aldo/keto reductase; translation: MTDYAEPSVPVTGGAMPLLGFGTWQIDDADAPAAVSAALEAGYRHIDTATGYSNQRGVGKAIADSGLARDDVFVTTKLPPDNADRVRETIEESLEQLGLDHLDLWLVHWPPNGEARPDVWEQVVQARTDGLTRAVGVSNYSLAQIDELIQATGVTPAVNQIKWSPAEFDRAVADGLRERGVVLEGYSPFKASNLEDPTLVSIAQAHEVDTAQVIVAWHVAHEFVVIPKSSNPDRIRSNAAGATVTLSDDEVTQIDALGH
- a CDS encoding isochorismatase family cysteine hydrolase gives rise to the protein MSSALLVMDYQNSIVERLGTDDGLAAAVSAVDAARERHIPVVFVRVAFRPGAPEVAAANKMFGGMRDRMGAQAPDATEVHPAFDVSDQDIVVVKKRVSAFAGSDLEVLLRGLDVRELVLAGIATSGVVLSTLRQAADLDFGLTVLSDACSDGDPEVHRVLLGKVFPRQAEVMTAADWIASLT
- a CDS encoding PIN domain-containing protein, producing the protein MITLDANVLIARWDQFDATHERAVEVLDHHEWDEFITSAVTLAEVLVRPTRRSWADQYLRRIDALGVLVVPVEDDDAAGVASLCAHHRLSIPDAVALHTAIMTSDALVTFDTKLARVARAVGFPVIDRAPADLEWEFPGAA
- a CDS encoding DEAD/DEAH box helicase, which produces MPAAPMIDAVDVIRFVGPQTFGRARDIVRQGLVEEAAVHDDGTITATVSGSSDVPYDVHIDTTVARGEFVRPVRSRCTCPIGGECKHVAAALLTINARAVAAHAGPRSEAPAPPPPPADWRHEVARLAGDTPPPGPVPSTTPLGLQFELRDAVPARMAARARATGRAVPTASRSVRLGVRPVTRSDAGNWVRGQLTWGALPYSMNRLGLGAEQHAWFLQLAALHRAGALAGLPGESDWIHLDDFPSPLLWPLLRQAPALGIAFVTGKREGGAALGSDARVLLDVARADDGLVIGASAVFDGRPVVHGAARLIGDHGLYVFRESPEFRVDLAPTPEPVPEDQRRMLTEDARIHVPAAEVDEFLADWSPRLRGALGLVSSDGSIELPERTPPELVLTVTFEPARAPRTDDVAHVQWRWHVDGRKDPVAMHGPLPDLTGVRAADDATTSSAAADDADRSGPPVGHTAGPGGGLDWFADGTVEGADVAVLANELLPALAERGVRVVVQGERLDYERLTGRPHIRVTTMPSDKHDWFDLGIFVSVNGKEIPFTPLLTALASRQRRMKLVDNSYLSLGDPAFDRLKELIEEAREQNEWEPSQSMAVTPLQAGLWSEFDQLADETDHDERWRSMAARLLDAAPPTDVVVPDTVHADLRPYQLSGYAWLSFLVEHGVGGVLADDMGLGKTLQALAMIAARRGAAPDEPPFLVVAPTSVVGNWAAEAARFVPSLRVATIETTSLKDPSLVARVAAGADVVVTSYALLRLDATAYTDLPWSALLLDEAQFVKNPQSQTHRVASELRAPVKIAITGTPLENGLTDLWALFSIVAPGLLSSWTRFGDDYVKPLASPDLRGEARSELTARLRRRIRPLMLRRTKESVASDLPPKQEQVVRVTLDPAHRQVYERTLNRERLKVLDLIDDLDHNRMIVFRSLTLLRMLALSPALVSAASPDDHDIPSAKLDLLLDELEQLAAEGRRALVFSQFTSFLRMVAAALDERGIGYDYLDGSTRGRTKVIDRFRNGTAPAFLISLKAGGFGLTLTEADTVFVLDPWWNPAAESQAVDRTHRIGQTRSVNVNRLIAEDTIEEKVLALAARKAQLFATMIDDDALFADDLSADDIRSLLD
- a CDS encoding BLUF domain-containing protein, coding for MLQSLLYMSSAKEPFDDDALEALLEHARSRNTADGLTGLLVHRAGRFMQLLEGPYDAVMATYARILQDERHDDVSLLVEETLHTRRFPEWSMAYDRSEPQDVPEGFSDFLASGDSSADRSKSRELLRWFRNHPLADPTAAGGKHRR